In one Candidatus Methylomirabilis sp. genomic region, the following are encoded:
- a CDS encoding D-sedoheptulose 7-phosphate isomerase, translated as MGEEAIIIAACFDESAAVKRAFVAEALSRVVEAAGMAVETLRRGGRLLFFGNGGSAADAQHLAAEFVGRFRLERAPLAALALTTDTSALTAIANDWDFGEIFARQVEALGKPGDLAIALSTSGTSRNVLRGVEAARARGLKTIGLTGGDGGRLAALVDLALVVPSRSAARIQEVHITIGHALCEVVDRAFARPESTSGATGRRS; from the coding sequence GTGGGCGAGGAGGCGATCATCATCGCCGCGTGCTTCGACGAGAGCGCGGCGGTGAAGCGCGCCTTCGTGGCGGAGGCGTTGTCACGGGTGGTGGAGGCGGCCGGGATGGCGGTGGAGACGCTGCGGCGCGGGGGGAGGCTCCTCTTTTTCGGGAACGGGGGGAGCGCCGCCGACGCCCAACACCTCGCGGCGGAGTTCGTAGGCCGGTTCCGGCTGGAGCGGGCCCCGCTCGCGGCCCTCGCCCTCACCACCGATACCTCGGCCCTGACCGCCATCGCCAACGACTGGGATTTCGGAGAGATCTTCGCGCGGCAGGTGGAGGCCCTCGGGAAGCCGGGGGACCTCGCCATCGCCCTCAGCACCTCCGGGACCTCGCGGAACGTCCTGCGCGGCGTGGAGGCTGCCCGGGCCCGCGGCCTGAAGACGATCGGGCTCACGGGAGGGGATGGCGGCCGCCTGGCCGCCCTGGTGGACCTGGCGCTGGTCGTCCCATCCCGCTCTGCGGCGCGGATCCAGGAGGTTCACATCACCATCGGCCACGCCCTCTGCGAGGTCGTGGATCGGGCCTTCGCCCGGCCGGAAAGCACGTCGGGGGCCACCGGCCGCCGCTCATAG
- the dprA gene encoding DNA-processing protein DprA has translation MEEPEALVALALLPGLPPAAVAALLARFGDARALRAESPGALTAIPGVTREVAERLRDPALAQEVGHELRRLSALGGSALTLADSAYPPLLRQIPDPPPALFVRGNLPPPGVMAVAVVGAREATSYGRMVAEGLAGDLARAGLAVVSGFARGIDAAAHRGALEGGGITVGVLGCGLDVTYPAGSGGLAERVVRRGALLSEFPLGTRPLPVNFPRRNRIISGLCRGVVVVEAAERSGALVTARCALEQDREVFAVPGPVTAGTSVGTNRLIKAGAKLTEDWADVLEELIPGWVRPAAAAPVTLPEGLPEEARLIWGVLASEPAHIDALATRTALPAGRVAAGLLALEMAGFARQLPGQTYIRAGGRL, from the coding sequence GTGGAGGAGCCGGAAGCCCTGGTTGCCCTCGCGCTCCTCCCGGGTCTGCCGCCGGCTGCGGTCGCGGCCCTCCTGGCCCGCTTCGGGGACGCCCGGGCCCTCCGGGCGGAATCGCCCGGAGCACTGACCGCCATCCCCGGGGTAACCCGGGAGGTGGCCGAGCGCCTCCGCGATCCGGCGCTCGCACAGGAGGTCGGACACGAGCTGCGCCGCCTGAGCGCCCTCGGAGGATCCGCCCTCACCCTCGCCGACTCGGCCTACCCGCCCCTCCTCCGCCAGATCCCGGATCCCCCTCCGGCCTTGTTCGTGCGGGGGAACCTGCCTCCTCCCGGGGTGATGGCGGTGGCGGTGGTGGGAGCCCGCGAGGCCACCTCCTATGGCCGGATGGTGGCGGAGGGGCTGGCCGGCGATCTGGCCCGGGCCGGCCTGGCGGTGGTGAGCGGGTTCGCCCGGGGGATCGACGCGGCGGCGCATCGCGGGGCTCTCGAGGGGGGAGGGATCACGGTGGGGGTCCTCGGGTGCGGCCTCGACGTGACCTATCCCGCCGGGTCGGGCGGCCTCGCCGAGCGGGTAGTCCGCCGGGGGGCGCTCCTCAGCGAGTTCCCGCTGGGGACCCGCCCGCTGCCGGTGAACTTTCCCCGGCGCAACCGGATCATCAGCGGGCTTTGCCGGGGCGTGGTCGTGGTGGAGGCGGCGGAGCGGAGCGGGGCCCTCGTCACGGCCCGCTGTGCTCTGGAGCAAGATCGCGAGGTGTTCGCGGTCCCGGGCCCCGTGACCGCCGGGACCTCCGTTGGAACCAACCGGCTCATCAAGGCGGGGGCGAAGTTGACGGAGGACTGGGCTGACGTGTTGGAGGAGCTGATCCCGGGCTGGGTGAGGCCAGCGGCCGCCGCGCCCGTTACCCTCCCGGAGGGCCTCCCGGAGGAGGCGCGGCTGATCTGGGGGGTGCTCGCCTCCGAGCCGGCCCACATCGACGCCCTGGCCACCCGCACGGCGCTCCCCGCCGGGCGTGTGGCGGCGGGTCTGTTAGCCCTGGAAATGGCGGGTTTTGCCCGACAGCTGCCGGGCCAGACCTATATCAGGGCGGGCGGTCGGCTATAA
- the topA gene encoding type I DNA topoisomerase → MPKSLVIVESPAKAKTINKFLGRNYLVKASMGHVRDLPVKGLAVDVEHNFKPQYEIIKGREKVVAELKKAAKASAAVFLATDPDREGEAIGWHLAQELKGARRPVHRVLFNEITKRAVQQAFATPGKIDPRKVEAQQARRILDRLVGYKISPLLWEKVRRGISAGRVQSVALRLVVDREKEIRAFVPTEYWTVDARFAAGHPPEFTARLIKVDGEKIRLPDQAAASAAVAELERETFRVAHLATKERKRHPVPPFITSKLQQEAARKLGFAARKTMQVAQQLYEGIELGDEGAIGLITYMRTDSTRVAAEAVAEVRAYIAEKFGGAFLPETPPVYKSARGAQEAHEAIRPTAVMREPGAVRPYLGRDQLALYTLIWNRFVASQMPPALFDVTTADIAAGRYLLRATGRVMRFPGFMQVYVEGTDEVAKRPPHETEEEEGNGEAAELTLPPMREGEDLALRGLHPEQHFTQPPPRYTEATLVKELEERGIGRPSTYAAILSTIQTRDYAVKEKGKFVPTELGEIVVDLLVKSFPRIMDYEFTALMESRLDEIEEGKAEWLEELHRFYHFFAKWLKEAKASMANIKAMEQETDERCEKCGAPMVIKWGRFGKFLACSTYPTCKATRELPREGGNGAPAEAALPEGAPQVCEKCGRPMVLKKGRYGPFLACSGYPECRTVVRVDGGKRAAAPPPEPTNEICEKCGAPMVIRTGRYGRFLSCSTYPKCKAIKSLPIGVDCPQCGAPLAQRRTKRGRPFYGCSAYPTCTYALWDRPIPEPCPQCGAKFLVEKRKRGGEVTLRCAAEGCDFSKAPGAPEPAAAPAS, encoded by the coding sequence GTGCCCAAGTCGCTGGTCATCGTGGAGTCCCCGGCGAAGGCCAAGACCATCAACAAGTTCCTGGGGCGGAACTACCTGGTCAAGGCCTCGATGGGGCACGTCCGCGACCTGCCGGTCAAGGGGCTGGCGGTGGACGTGGAGCACAATTTCAAGCCCCAGTACGAGATCATCAAGGGCCGGGAGAAGGTGGTGGCCGAGTTGAAGAAGGCGGCCAAGGCCTCCGCAGCCGTCTTCCTGGCGACCGATCCAGACCGGGAGGGGGAGGCGATCGGCTGGCACCTGGCCCAGGAACTGAAGGGGGCGCGCCGGCCGGTGCACCGGGTCCTCTTCAACGAGATCACCAAGCGCGCCGTGCAGCAGGCCTTCGCCACCCCCGGGAAGATTGACCCCCGGAAGGTGGAGGCCCAGCAAGCCCGCCGGATCCTGGACCGCCTCGTGGGCTACAAGATCAGCCCCCTCCTGTGGGAGAAGGTGCGGCGGGGGATCTCGGCCGGCCGGGTCCAGTCGGTGGCCCTCCGCCTCGTCGTGGACCGGGAGAAGGAGATCCGGGCCTTCGTCCCCACCGAGTACTGGACGGTGGACGCGCGGTTCGCCGCGGGACACCCCCCGGAGTTCACGGCACGGCTGATCAAGGTTGATGGGGAGAAGATCCGCCTCCCGGATCAGGCCGCGGCGTCCGCTGCCGTGGCGGAGTTGGAGCGCGAGACCTTTCGGGTGGCCCACCTCGCCACCAAGGAGCGGAAGCGCCACCCCGTTCCCCCCTTCATCACCAGCAAGCTGCAGCAGGAGGCGGCCCGGAAGCTGGGCTTTGCGGCCCGGAAGACCATGCAGGTGGCCCAGCAGTTGTACGAGGGGATCGAGCTGGGGGACGAGGGGGCCATCGGCCTGATCACCTACATGCGGACCGACTCCACGCGCGTGGCCGCCGAGGCGGTGGCGGAGGTCCGGGCCTACATCGCCGAGAAGTTCGGGGGGGCCTTCCTCCCGGAGACCCCTCCGGTCTACAAGAGCGCCCGCGGCGCCCAGGAGGCCCACGAGGCCATCCGCCCCACCGCGGTCATGCGGGAGCCGGGGGCGGTCCGGCCCTACCTCGGCCGGGATCAGCTGGCCCTGTACACCCTCATCTGGAACCGGTTCGTCGCCTCCCAGATGCCGCCGGCGCTTTTCGACGTCACCACGGCCGACATCGCAGCGGGACGGTACCTCCTGCGGGCCACCGGGCGGGTGATGCGGTTTCCGGGGTTCATGCAGGTGTACGTGGAGGGGACCGACGAGGTCGCGAAGCGTCCCCCCCACGAGACCGAGGAGGAGGAGGGCAACGGGGAGGCGGCGGAGCTCACCCTCCCCCCGATGCGGGAGGGGGAGGATCTGGCCCTGCGGGGCCTTCACCCGGAGCAGCACTTCACCCAGCCCCCGCCCCGCTATACCGAGGCGACCCTGGTCAAGGAGCTGGAGGAGCGGGGCATCGGCCGGCCCAGCACCTACGCCGCCATCCTCTCCACTATCCAGACTCGGGACTACGCGGTGAAGGAGAAGGGGAAGTTCGTTCCCACGGAGCTCGGAGAGATCGTGGTGGACCTCCTCGTCAAGTCGTTTCCCCGGATCATGGATTACGAGTTCACCGCGCTCATGGAGAGCCGGTTGGACGAGATCGAGGAGGGAAAGGCGGAGTGGCTGGAAGAGCTGCACCGCTTCTACCACTTCTTCGCCAAGTGGCTGAAGGAGGCCAAGGCCTCCATGGCCAACATCAAGGCTATGGAGCAGGAGACCGACGAGCGGTGCGAGAAGTGCGGCGCCCCCATGGTCATCAAGTGGGGGCGGTTCGGGAAGTTCCTGGCCTGCTCCACCTATCCCACGTGCAAGGCCACTCGGGAGCTGCCGCGGGAGGGCGGGAACGGGGCGCCCGCGGAGGCCGCGCTCCCCGAGGGGGCGCCGCAGGTCTGCGAGAAGTGCGGCCGGCCTATGGTCCTGAAGAAGGGCCGGTACGGTCCTTTCCTCGCCTGCTCCGGCTACCCGGAGTGCCGGACGGTGGTCCGGGTCGACGGGGGGAAGCGGGCTGCCGCGCCCCCCCCGGAGCCGACGAACGAGATTTGCGAGAAATGCGGCGCCCCCATGGTCATCCGGACCGGCCGGTACGGCCGCTTCCTCTCCTGCTCCACCTACCCGAAGTGCAAGGCCATCAAGTCGCTTCCCATCGGCGTGGACTGTCCCCAGTGCGGGGCGCCGCTCGCCCAGAGGCGGACCAAGCGGGGGAGGCCGTTCTACGGCTGCAGCGCCTACCCGACCTGCACCTATGCCCTGTGGGACCGGCCCATCCCCGAGCCTTGCCCCCAGTGTGGCGCCAAGTTCCTGGTGGAGAAGCGGAAGCGGGGGGGTGAGGTGACGCTCCGGTGCGCGGCCGAGGGGTGTGACTTCAGCAAGGCCCCCGGCGCGCCGGAGCCGGCGGCGGCCCCTGCCTCCTGA
- a CDS encoding LysM peptidoglycan-binding domain-containing protein: MRMAMRVAGGLLALLTLTLVGPETRGQQTPASPPPAGPEVAAGVYVVRPGDNLWFLSGQFLQNPFLWPRIWERNKFVINPNRIYPGDPLMIPGLAPAPPEAMALPGAPGVAFPAPGGAPLATPSEPVAAVPGAPGAPGAPAEPPKEPGGVPTVIVPLPAPILVVTRGQYFCLGFVHEGGPLGVGNILRPLRDSETIGPHDTVFLTLRPGTSAQVGEVFQVVRQEAPVSHPQSGRTLGRLIRSRGLVQVTEIQERSVRAKVIYGCEDMTAGDILLRYQDTEIPALGAAIPTSVSADGMIVHTDLDRVSVGELHIVYIDLGLRAGIVPGDVFSVHRETGLAADPRAWGMIRLSPTLRGELVVVRVTERTATARVLRSDLDLRVGDRIRLAAKMP, encoded by the coding sequence ATGAGGATGGCCATGCGGGTGGCGGGGGGGCTCCTCGCTCTCCTGACCCTCACCCTGGTCGGCCCGGAGACCCGGGGGCAGCAGACGCCGGCCTCCCCGCCGCCGGCGGGGCCCGAGGTGGCGGCGGGCGTCTACGTCGTCCGCCCCGGGGACAACCTCTGGTTCCTCTCCGGCCAGTTCCTGCAGAACCCGTTCCTCTGGCCCAGGATCTGGGAACGGAACAAGTTCGTCATCAACCCAAACCGGATCTATCCGGGAGACCCCCTGATGATCCCGGGCCTGGCCCCCGCCCCGCCTGAGGCGATGGCCCTGCCGGGAGCGCCGGGCGTCGCCTTCCCCGCACCGGGAGGTGCTCCCCTGGCGACCCCATCCGAGCCGGTCGCGGCCGTCCCGGGCGCGCCGGGCGCGCCGGGCGCGCCGGCGGAGCCGCCCAAGGAGCCGGGGGGTGTCCCCACCGTGATCGTGCCCCTGCCCGCTCCCATTCTGGTCGTCACCCGCGGGCAGTACTTCTGCCTGGGTTTCGTCCACGAGGGAGGCCCGCTGGGCGTGGGGAACATCCTCCGGCCGCTCCGGGACAGCGAGACCATCGGGCCCCACGACACGGTCTTCCTGACCCTGCGTCCTGGCACCTCCGCGCAAGTGGGGGAGGTCTTCCAGGTCGTCCGCCAGGAAGCCCCGGTCAGCCATCCGCAGAGCGGCAGAACCCTGGGCCGCCTCATCCGGAGCCGGGGCCTCGTCCAGGTGACGGAGATCCAGGAGCGATCCGTCCGCGCGAAGGTCATCTACGGATGCGAGGACATGACCGCGGGCGATATACTCCTGCGCTACCAGGACACCGAGATCCCGGCCCTGGGCGCGGCGATTCCCACCAGCGTCAGCGCGGATGGGATGATCGTCCACACTGACCTGGATCGCGTCTCGGTGGGGGAGCTCCACATCGTGTATATCGATCTCGGCCTCAGGGCCGGGATCGTCCCGGGTGACGTCTTCTCGGTCCACCGGGAGACCGGGCTCGCGGCCGATCCCCGCGCCTGGGGGATGATCCGCCTCAGCCCCACCCTGCGGGGGGAGCTGGTGGTGGTCCGGGTGACGGAGCGGACTGCGACGGCGCGGGTCCTCCGGAGCGACCTCGACCTCCGGGTTGGGGACCGGATCCGGCTGGCGGCGAAGATGCCATAA